The region taaaaatattttctatcttcCACACTTGTACTAGTCTCACCGATCTGCTCTCTCTAgtctgtaattttttttaatgactCTTCTTTATTCGCTTATGTCTTTATCTACTTTCTCTCTGAAGCTAGAATACGTCCTTTCTTTTTAAAATCGATTTTTCTTTTTTGGCGAGTGAGCTTTGAGTGTTACCGAAAACGATCCCTAATTGTTTCGGCAAGTTTGTTGGTTAACGTGCCGATAATTTTTCTGagatttctttgaatttttggaaattttgattCCAATGATGAATCCATCTttcgttttcctttttctttttttaaattgttttatgatTATCCTTATTGATTTTATCTCAatagagtttttttttgtttgggggTGGGGGGGGGAGCAATTATCTTAAGAGATTTAAATTAATCCAATTTTTAAAGGAGTTTACAGGCAAACCTAGATTAGCGGGCATACTTGCATGACTGTTAATCCGTCGTTCAAACTTTTCtgcgtaaaaaaaaaaaaaaaagctgtttgtgttttattctatttttgttcTAAGATCTATTAAATCTAACTTAATTTTCACGCATTCTGTTGTGCAAGTAGATCATTCTTCTCTTATGTAGAAGCCATTCATTAGTATATTTCCAGGCTGCTGCCAGATTCATTCCAGATAAAGTTTTCATGAAGCAAATTCTTAGATCTACCCGTAAATAGAGTATATAAGTCCACATTTTGTCCATGGTTCACAACTTGCTTAGTATTTCAGTTTGTAGGACAATCTTTGTCACTCCCGTAGAAAAGTTTGGGTGTTTAATGATTTTACAGATGCTATGTATAATGAAGATTTTATAGCCTTCTTGACGGGGTGCACACGTTTATACCTTCGCTTTCACTGTTCTAATCTTGGAGACAGAATGGCATTTTTCTCGTTTTTTCTCTCTTGATTTTTGCTTTTATTAGCTGCTGAAGTGAACCATCTTTTGGAATCTGTGGTTGTCTTAGGTACTGGTCCTTTTGAAATTTAGTACAGTGCTTTATTTTGTTACAGCTGAGGTTGTGGCAGGATCAACAGCATGGTTGGGTCGAGGTCTTTCTTGTGTATGTGCTCAGAGCAGAGAAAGTGATGCTCGTCCATCATTTGATTTAACTCCTTCCCAGGTAATGTCTATGATCGGGTTCACCTGTTCAACTCTACGTTGTCAACCATGATGGTCATTTGCCCATTTCATCTGTAATATGTGAATTCCTATCTGCAAAGAAATAGAAATCTGATGATAGGATATCTCATAAAGTTTTCCTGCTACCCTGTATACCATTGATTACTTTAACTAATGAGATTCTCCTGTTGCTTAATGCTATCTTCTGAACCTAATGTTGCTATACTCTATAGATGTCATTTTGTGACCTTACATAGTGGCCACTTTTCTTGCAACATGATTACTCGTATAGCACTTCAATTACTTTGACTTTTGGGATTGTTTAGCAACATTATTCAACTATTGAAATATGGAAATTGGCATGCTTTTAGGTTTTTACTGTATGAATGTATTTGGTTAGTTAATTTTGTTGTATCATTGTCCATGTATTTGCCTATTTCTGCTAAGCCAGTACGTCTTTCTAGCACCATATTGATTGATTTTTTCGAATATTTCAAAATTTGCTGCTATTGTACTTTTCTGGAACAAAAAATAATCTTTGCATTCATGCTGTCAGGAGGAATGCTTGCAGAGGCTGCAGAATCGTATAGATATTGCTTATGATAGTTCAATCCCTGAACATCAGGTACCCGTTCCAAATGATGCTATTTATACTTTGTCTGCAATTTTGGGTTCCATAATCATCAATCCTGATTTATTCTCTAATTCATTATTGCTGCTTTCCGCAGGAAGCTTTAAGGGCCTTATGGAATGCTGCATTTCCAGAAGAAGAACTACGTGGTTTAATATCTGAGCAGTGGAAGGAAATGGGGTGGCAAGGGAAGGATCCATCTACGGATTTTAGGTAGCATAGCTGCACTCTATTTCTATTTCCCTTTTTTAGCTTTGCATTTCCTCTTTCTCTGAATGACTATCTGTTTGGTAAGTACTTGTTAATATTTGGATTTATCTTACAGGGGTGGTGGTTTTATATCATTGGAGAACCTGTTATTCTTTGCTACAAATTTTCCGGTATGTGCTTTTATACATGCAATTGATAAGATAAAAAGAGCTATAGGTATAAATGCAAAGATGAaggtgaaaggaaaaaaaaaaggggggtgTGCAATGGTCCAGACGAGAGCAATACTGCTGTTTCAACATGTCACTAAACATAGCCATCAGGATTTCAACATGGAAAACCATAGCATTCACATTTTTGTTTCTTAAAATCTAGGTTTGGTtgatcttttcatctttctttgttCATCCAATGCTAAAGGCATTTCTGAACCGTCTCCAAACAGAAATCCTTCAAGGATCTTCTTTGGAAGCTGGAAGGTGATCGGTCTGTGTGGGAATATCCATTTGCTGTTGCTGGTGTGAACATCACCTTTATGCTCATTCAGATGCTTGATCTTGAAGCAGGTATGTATCCTTAAAAGTAGAGATGTGAATGCTAGAATTGTTTTCTGAAGGAGGGATCTGCTGAGTACTCAAATTCTCTGCTTTCAGATGACTGATTATATGTTTCTAATGGATAATTATATTCAAACAGCACAATTTTAGTAGATGAATTAAAGTCTTATACTCCTATATGTGTTTAAGATATGCATCAATTTAAGGCATTCTCATTTCCTTTTGTGAGCATTCTCATTGAGATTGCTATTTGATGCTTTTCATCACTTAACAGTGTCCTTCAATTCTACAGTCAAACCAAGGACAATGGTAGGAGCAGTTTTCTTAAAGTTCCTCTCAGGTAATGCCAGGTTATTCAAAGTTTTTGTTGCTTGTGGTACAAGTATTTCTTTTTCAAGTCATAATCTTCAATCCAACTTTACCGTTTATATCAAAGTTAGCTGttaaaattgaaaaccatgatagTGCATTTTTGCCCTTGATAGAAAATGAATCAGCGTTTGACCTTCTCTACTGCATCACATTCAAGTTAATGGACCATCAGTGGCTAGCTATGCGCGCATCCTACATGGACTTCAATGTATGTATTCTTCAACTAGAAGGTTCATTTTTGGATATAAGgtcatattaaaacaaaaaagacCTCTATTGCATCACCTTGATTTGCCCTCCCATCATTTATGTTGAATAATTATATTGTCTGGTTTTGTCTACAGACAGTGATGAAAGCCACCCGTCGACAACTGGAAAGGGAGCTTCTACTTGAAGATATAACAAGGCTGGAGGATCTGCCATCATACAGTCTTCTTACACGATAATGTTGCTTGCGGTTGAAAGAATGTAAATCAAGTCATTTTGTGATGACGAGATGAGAGATGCATGCTATGAATTGGACATACACGTCGTCTTACTTTTACTATGTACCTTCTAAGCTTAGGCCGGATAAAATGTATATGTGCTTATTTTCAAACAGTTGATATTGGTATTGGTGGTGTTGGTATTTGATTTTAAGAAATTGAggatttcagatttttttttgtctatacATTACTTAGGAATTAAAGCTGTGAGTATTAATAACTCTATTGGATCCTGCTTCTtaaatatcaattgttcaatcaaTGATTTGAAATTGGCAGCCCTCATTAGGACCAAGTCCTTGATTGGCTTCCATTCCGCTAATACGTGCCGGTCACGTACTTTGATGTTGAGTTGGCAATTAGCAAATGGAAATAATGGAATGCATTAAAGGAAGATGATTGACAAGCCAATTGTACCAGACAATCTCTAAAATGGGGCTGAACTTCGTAACGCCTGAAAAATAGTCTAATGATGAATTTCATTCAGGAGAAAAATCTTTGTATCTTACTCTGTCAAaaacaaaaatcatattttacaaaaactaaaaacataaataaattattaataaacacattaattcaaattagtattttttttgctaattctttgcatatatattatgtaaattattaatttattgacAAGTTAACTTCTCAAGCACAATAACCgaagtttgaaattttatgaGATTGGGATTGGTCTCAGATTGCTAGCTGTGTGATCCGTCATGTATATTGCTGGTATACGACCTCCTCTACTTGTTCAGCTAATAAATGGGGCCATTATAGGCAAGTTACAGTGGCTGAAGCTTTTAAATTTATTGCCTCGAGCAGCTGGAACATTAAATCATAAATTTGGAAATTCTTCTGGCGTATACCTGCAATGTTGCTTCTTGTTATCGATGTGGAGGGGACGTGGAGTTTGCGATTCAAAGTGTGGAAGCAGATTGTCCTGTCCAATAAGCGAAGCTTGTTCTTTCAACTGTCGCTGTAACAGCTTTGAGGTATTTTCTGAGTATGATTGGAGCTCTATGTTTGGAAGCAACGAAATGACGTAATCTTCAAGCAGCAGAACCTTTTATTCAGGATATCTTGTCTCAATGTACCAGCTGGGCTGTTGCTATtaaagcaagaaaaataaaggagAACTTGAGGAACGGAGATCATGCTATATTCATGTTAATTGGTCTACGCCACCTCTTGGATGGAGAAAGGGAATGTTTATTTGACTTCTGTAGAAAGGTAGGATACTATTCAGTCTTCGTAGCGCAGCTTTGGAGCATATTGTGGACGGGGTAGTCTGATAACCTTTTAGCTGTTAACGCCTTAAATAGCAGCACTGAAGTCTTGGATATCAGCTACTCGATGCATTAAAGAGTTTTGCAGGCGTCCCTGGGAAATCCTATTCTGCCATGTTCTTAGAGAAGCAAATAGAGCTGCGGACTTTTTGTCTAGGAGGTCGCCATCAAATGATTTCAGTCTCCAAGTTTTAGATATCCCTCCTGTTGGTATTGAAGACATATTGTCCGGTGTTATTACTACTAGATAACAAGCGATGTTTTTAGGCTGGTGCTTCATGGCCTAGTCTACTCATTTAATAcccaaatacatacatacatatatgaagTATTTGAAGGATTAACTAATTAGTTTCCGCAAAGTAGAGATGAAATTCACCTATAAGAACGTATAACATAAGCCATGGTTGTACAAATTGGTCAAGTTTTCAATCAGAGGTTCAACCTGCTCAATTCATCTTCTACAGAGTTTTCACCACTGGCCAATCCATTTTCATGTAAGGATCAATTTAATCATCAAACCAAAGCTAGCTCAAAAAGTTTTAGATTAAAAAGTTAAttcataataataattcaaggaATATACCTAAATAGTCAATGGAGAAAAAGGCTTTAATATACCTAAATACCGAAATTTCCATTTCAGACCTACATTTTCCCCCAAAGTTCCAAAATCACTGTAATCACTCCTACAAACATACCCTTAGcttaaccatttaaattaattaaaaacaaaatggaATCTATACCAATAGCAGGAACAGTGAAAACGGCCCTTGTGACACCTCTGCATG is a window of Gossypium hirsutum isolate 1008001.06 chromosome D08, Gossypium_hirsutum_v2.1, whole genome shotgun sequence DNA encoding:
- the LOC107919901 gene encoding ELMO domain-containing protein A isoform X5, whose product is MDDRGGSFVAVRRISQGLERGNTCHSTSAEVVAGSTAWLGRGLSCVCAQSRESDARPSFDLTPSQEECLQRLQNRIDIAYDSSIPEHQEALRALWNAAFPEEELRGLISEQWKEMGWQGKDPSTDFRGGGFISLENLLFFATNFPKSFKDLLWKLEGDRSVWEYPFAVAGVNITFMLIQMLDLEAVSFNSTVKPRTMVGAVFLKFLSENESAFDLLYCITFKLMDHQWLAMRASYMDFN
- the LOC107919901 gene encoding ELMO domain-containing protein A isoform X6 produces the protein MDDRGGSFVAVRRISQGLERGNTCHSTSAEVVAGSTAWLGRGLSCVCAQSRESDARPSFDLTPSQEECLQRLQNRIDIAYDSSIPEHQEALRALWNAAFPEEELRGLISEQWKEMGWQGKDPSTDFRGGGFISLENLLFFATNFPKSFKDLLWKLEGDRSVWEYPFAVAGVNITFMLIQMLDLEAVKPRTMVGAVFLKFLSENESAFDLLYCITFKLMDHQWLAMRASYMDFN
- the LOC107919901 gene encoding ELMO domain-containing protein A isoform X1, giving the protein MDDRGGSFVAVRRISQGLERGNTCHSTSAEVVAGSTAWLGRGLSCVCAQSRESDARPSFDLTPSQEECLQRLQNRIDIAYDSSIPEHQEALRALWNAAFPEEELRGLISEQWKEMGWQGKDPSTDFRGGGFISLENLLFFATNFPKSFKDLLWKLEGDRSVWEYPFAVAGVNITFMLIQMLDLEAVSFNSTVKPRTMVGAVFLKFLSENESAFDLLYCITFKLMDHQWLAMRASYMDFNTVMKATRRQLERELLLEDITRLEDLPSYSLLTR
- the LOC107919901 gene encoding ELMO domain-containing protein A isoform X3, translated to MDDRGGSFVAVRRISQGLERGNTCHSTSAEVVAGSTAWLGRGLSCVCAQSRESDARPSFDLTPSQEECLQRLQNRIDIAYDSSIPEHQEALRALWNAAFPEEELRGLISEQWKEMGWQGKDPSTDFRGGGFISLENLLFFATNFPKSFKDLLWKLEGDRSVWEYPFAVAGVNITFMLIQMLDLEAVKPRTMVGAVFLKFLSENESAFDLLYCITFKLMDHQWLAMRASYMDFNTVMKATRRQLERELLLEDITRLEDLPSYSLLTR
- the LOC107919901 gene encoding ELMO domain-containing protein A isoform X4, which produces MDDRGGSFVAVRRISQGLERGNTCHSTSGSTAWLGRGLSCVCAQSRESDARPSFDLTPSQEECLQRLQNRIDIAYDSSIPEHQEALRALWNAAFPEEELRGLISEQWKEMGWQGKDPSTDFRGGGFISLENLLFFATNFPKSFKDLLWKLEGDRSVWEYPFAVAGVNITFMLIQMLDLEAVKPRTMVGAVFLKFLSENESAFDLLYCITFKLMDHQWLAMRASYMDFNTVMKATRRQLERELLLEDITRLEDLPSYSLLTR
- the LOC107919901 gene encoding ELMO domain-containing protein A isoform X7, with the protein product MDDRGGSFVAVRRISQGLERGNTCHSTSGSTAWLGRGLSCVCAQSRESDARPSFDLTPSQEECLQRLQNRIDIAYDSSIPEHQEALRALWNAAFPEEELRGLISEQWKEMGWQGKDPSTDFRGGGFISLENLLFFATNFPKSFKDLLWKLEGDRSVWEYPFAVAGVNITFMLIQMLDLEAVKPRTMVGAVFLKFLSENESAFDLLYCITFKLMDHQWLAMRASYMDFN
- the LOC107919901 gene encoding ELMO domain-containing protein A isoform X2, whose product is MDDRGGSFVAVRRISQGLERGNTCHSTSGSTAWLGRGLSCVCAQSRESDARPSFDLTPSQEECLQRLQNRIDIAYDSSIPEHQEALRALWNAAFPEEELRGLISEQWKEMGWQGKDPSTDFRGGGFISLENLLFFATNFPKSFKDLLWKLEGDRSVWEYPFAVAGVNITFMLIQMLDLEAVSFNSTVKPRTMVGAVFLKFLSENESAFDLLYCITFKLMDHQWLAMRASYMDFNTVMKATRRQLERELLLEDITRLEDLPSYSLLTR